The following coding sequences lie in one Bacteroidota bacterium genomic window:
- the ccsA gene encoding cytochrome c biogenesis protein CcsA yields the protein MKRFLNILFSMEMMSLMLIAFAIAIGTATFIENDFGTEAAKAVVYNATWFEVLLVLLGINLVANVFRYKMWRREKLVIFVFHISFIVILAGAAITRYIGYEGIMSIREGETESTMISEKSYVVTEIKDGDKLVRSQREVLMSPLSEKAYRERVSINDKDFRIRSVRYIPNAQEILVRGNPGEGEPYLVMVVSSGNAGRNNLIIKTGDQRNFLGVRYIFNQPFEEGAFNLRMTGNVVEFNAPEVVTAMAMMGGTSDTLAAGQWHPFEMRKLYGMGDTRIVLTDIYENGKVDFTSYKGKDMRFMNAMIVELESGGQTTSLALRGGKGYKGEPAVTQLNGAEIRMVYGAIDIQLPFSLKLVDFQLDRYPGSNSPSSYASEVILIDERKGIEMPYRIFMNNVLNYGGYRFFQSSYDKDELGTVLSVNKDAAGTIVTYIGYFLMTLGMMLALVVPNTRFALLGKLMRKKAGFVALLMMLTPAIQAQNQPHSADIGQLKVVDKKHASAFGELLVQDHDGRLKPLNTLASEMLRKVSRKTSFAGMNPEQVLIGMQMEPEKWQLVRMIKVSHPELKKFLGITGNHAAFVDMLDFNQGGGYKLRDLVSQAYARKPAERSKFDNDVIAVDERVNIAYYVYTGELLKVFPDPRDSHAPWFTPGTRPAGLNSDDSTFVASAFNVYFSSLASGNMEQANLILEGMKNYQQKYGAEILPSQGKIRAEMIYNRMMIFDRLGNLYGLAGVIMLVLVFMNIFRERKWINSTLNVFYWIMVVFFALQTFGLAMRWYIAGRAPWSNGYESMIYIGWVTVLAGLLFARKSQMTIAATSIMASIILMVAHLAWLDPEITNLVPVLKSYWLTIHVSVITASYGFFALGALLGFMNLIIMIMKTEKNFGRLAQKIKELNYINERTIIIGLYLLTIGTFLGGIWANESWGRYWGWDPKETWALVSVLVYAFVAHMGYVPGLKTDYSFSFATLVSLSAIIMTYFGVNYYLSGLHSYAAGDPVPIPTFVYYTVAIVAIVSITAYLNERRFRYLPDRQD from the coding sequence ATGAAGCGATTTTTAAACATTCTTTTTTCGATGGAAATGATGAGCCTGATGCTGATTGCATTTGCCATTGCCATCGGCACGGCCACTTTCATCGAAAACGATTTTGGCACCGAAGCCGCCAAGGCGGTGGTGTATAATGCCACCTGGTTCGAAGTTTTACTGGTTCTGCTCGGTATAAACCTGGTTGCCAATGTATTCCGCTACAAGATGTGGCGCAGGGAGAAGCTCGTGATTTTTGTGTTTCACATTTCATTTATCGTCATTCTTGCAGGAGCTGCAATAACCCGATATATTGGCTATGAGGGTATTATGAGCATTCGTGAGGGCGAAACCGAATCTACGATGATTTCCGAGAAGTCCTATGTAGTCACCGAGATCAAAGATGGCGACAAACTGGTGCGCTCGCAACGCGAGGTGCTCATGTCGCCCTTGTCGGAAAAGGCATATCGCGAAAGGGTTTCGATCAATGATAAAGATTTTCGCATCAGGTCGGTGCGCTATATACCCAATGCACAGGAGATCCTTGTACGTGGCAATCCCGGCGAGGGCGAGCCATATCTGGTGATGGTGGTATCGTCTGGCAATGCCGGGCGTAATAATCTGATTATCAAAACCGGAGATCAACGCAACTTTCTTGGTGTACGATACATTTTCAACCAGCCATTCGAGGAAGGTGCCTTTAACCTTCGTATGACCGGCAATGTGGTGGAGTTCAATGCTCCGGAAGTAGTTACAGCAATGGCTATGATGGGTGGAACAAGCGACACCCTGGCAGCAGGGCAATGGCATCCTTTCGAAATGCGTAAGCTTTATGGCATGGGCGATACGCGCATCGTACTGACGGACATTTACGAAAATGGCAAGGTTGACTTTACCAGCTACAAGGGCAAAGACATGCGTTTTATGAATGCCATGATTGTTGAGCTCGAATCGGGCGGACAAACCACAAGCCTTGCCCTGAGGGGTGGAAAAGGTTACAAAGGCGAGCCTGCAGTGACCCAGCTCAACGGCGCAGAAATCAGGATGGTTTACGGAGCTATTGATATCCAGCTGCCATTTTCACTTAAGCTTGTTGATTTTCAGTTGGATAGATATCCGGGTTCAAATAGCCCTTCATCCTATGCAAGCGAGGTGATTTTGATTGATGAGCGCAAAGGAATTGAAATGCCATACAGGATTTTTATGAATAACGTGCTTAACTATGGCGGATATAGGTTTTTTCAGTCATCCTACGACAAGGATGAGCTTGGAACGGTACTGTCGGTGAACAAAGATGCTGCCGGAACGATCGTTACCTACATTGGGTACTTTCTGATGACCCTCGGCATGATGCTGGCCCTGGTGGTGCCCAATACCAGGTTTGCATTGCTCGGAAAACTTATGCGTAAAAAGGCCGGATTTGTTGCTTTGCTGATGATGCTTACGCCAGCCATACAGGCACAAAATCAACCGCATAGTGCCGACATTGGGCAGCTTAAAGTAGTGGACAAAAAACATGCTTCGGCCTTTGGAGAGCTGCTTGTGCAGGACCATGACGGCCGCCTGAAGCCCCTGAATACACTTGCCAGTGAAATGTTGCGAAAGGTGTCGCGCAAGACAAGTTTCGCCGGAATGAATCCTGAACAAGTGCTGATTGGCATGCAGATGGAACCGGAGAAATGGCAGCTTGTGCGAATGATCAAGGTGTCGCATCCCGAACTGAAGAAGTTTCTTGGCATTACCGGAAATCACGCTGCCTTTGTGGACATGCTCGACTTTAATCAGGGCGGGGGATATAAGCTGCGCGACCTGGTGAGCCAGGCCTATGCACGCAAGCCTGCCGAAAGATCGAAGTTCGATAACGATGTGATTGCGGTGGACGAGCGTGTGAATATCGCCTATTACGTCTACACCGGCGAGCTGCTCAAGGTGTTTCCCGATCCGCGCGACTCGCACGCACCCTGGTTTACGCCCGGAACCCGGCCTGCCGGGCTTAATTCCGATGATTCAACTTTTGTTGCCAGTGCTTTCAATGTGTATTTCAGTTCGTTGGCTTCGGGCAATATGGAACAGGCCAACCTTATTCTCGAGGGAATGAAGAATTATCAGCAGAAATATGGTGCTGAGATTCTGCCCTCGCAAGGCAAGATCCGGGCCGAAATGATCTACAACCGCATGATGATTTTCGACAGGCTTGGCAACCTTTACGGATTGGCCGGTGTGATCATGCTAGTGTTGGTGTTTATGAATATTTTCAGAGAGCGCAAATGGATCAACTCCACGCTGAATGTATTTTACTGGATCATGGTGGTCTTCTTTGCCCTGCAAACCTTCGGACTGGCCATGCGTTGGTACATAGCCGGGCGTGCACCCTGGAGCAATGGTTACGAATCCATGATTTATATCGGATGGGTTACCGTGCTGGCAGGACTTCTTTTCGCCCGCAAGTCGCAGATGACCATAGCAGCCACATCCATCATGGCGTCCATCATCCTGATGGTGGCTCATCTTGCCTGGCTCGATCCCGAAATAACCAACCTCGTGCCTGTACTTAAATCGTATTGGCTCACCATCCACGTTTCTGTGATAACTGCCAGCTATGGTTTCTTTGCCCTGGGCGCATTGCTCGGATTCATGAACCTGATTATCATGATTATGAAAACCGAGAAGAACTTTGGGCGCCTCGCTCAGAAAATCAAGGAACTCAACTATATCAACGAACGCACCATCATCATCGGGCTTTACCTGCTTACCATCGGAACTTTCCTTGGAGGCATATGGGCAAATGAATCGTGGGGCCGCTACTGGGGCTGGGATCCCAAAGAAACATGGGCTTTGGTTTCGGTGCTGGTTTATGCCTTTGTGGCTCACATGGGATATGTGCCCGGACTGAAAACCGACTACAGCTTTAGTTTTGCCACCCTGGTGTCGCTGAGTGCAATCATCATGACCTACTTTGGTGTCAACTACTACCTGTCAGGATTGCATAGCTATGCCGCTGGCGATCCGGTGCCGATCCCGACTTTTGTGTATTATACCGTAGCGATTGTAGCCATTGTCTCCATCACAGCCTACCTGAACGAACGCCGTTTCAGGTATCTGCCTGATCGTCAGGATTGA
- a CDS encoding TlpA family protein disulfide reductase, with translation MNRLILLAVWLVLSMAAFAGPGNKTVKNIPTLTFEAFEPLLRQQNDTVYVVNFWATWCAPCVKELPDFERLNQKYHRNKFRMILVSLDFNRQKESRLLPFVEQHKLKAEVIHLNAPDANAWIAKVNPDWSGAIPATLIYKGNRQVFREGSYTFEELDQVVKQLITK, from the coding sequence ATGAACAGATTGATATTGCTTGCTGTATGGCTTGTGTTGAGCATGGCCGCTTTCGCCGGGCCGGGAAACAAAACGGTAAAAAACATTCCCACGCTTACATTTGAAGCGTTCGAGCCATTGCTCAGGCAGCAAAACGATACTGTTTACGTGGTAAACTTCTGGGCCACATGGTGTGCGCCATGTGTGAAGGAACTGCCTGATTTTGAGCGCTTAAATCAGAAATATCACCGTAATAAGTTCAGGATGATACTGGTTAGCCTCGATTTCAACCGGCAAAAGGAAAGTCGCCTGTTGCCTTTTGTGGAGCAGCACAAACTGAAAGCCGAGGTGATTCACCTCAATGCTCCTGATGCCAATGCCTGGATTGCCAAAGTCAATCCCGATTGGTCGGGGGCCATTCCTGCCACGCTCATATACAAAGGTAACAGGCAGGTATTTCGTGAAGGAAGCTATACCTTCGAAGAACTTGACCAAGTGGTTAAGCAACTCATCACCAAATAA
- a CDS encoding thioredoxin family protein, with protein sequence MKKITLIFSMLALSVALMAQGYKVGDKAADFRLRNVDGRMVSMADYPDAKGFIVIFTCNHCPYSVAYEDRKIELHNKFAPMGYPVIAINPNDSIAQPQDSYSKMQIRAKEKNFPYPYLLDAEQTVYKEYGATRTPHVFLLQRQDADLIVRYIGAIDNNHEDATKADKKYVESAIEAIEQGKSPDPDFTRAIGCTIKVRKS encoded by the coding sequence ATGAAAAAAATCACACTCATTTTCTCTATGCTGGCCCTGTCGGTTGCACTCATGGCCCAGGGCTATAAGGTGGGCGATAAAGCTGCCGATTTCAGGCTCCGCAATGTGGACGGACGTATGGTTTCGATGGCGGATTATCCTGATGCAAAAGGATTTATCGTGATTTTCACCTGCAACCATTGTCCCTATTCCGTTGCCTATGAAGATCGGAAGATCGAACTGCACAACAAGTTTGCACCCATGGGATATCCTGTGATTGCGATCAATCCCAACGACAGCATCGCCCAGCCGCAGGACAGCTATTCAAAAATGCAGATCAGGGCAAAGGAAAAGAACTTTCCTTACCCTTACCTGCTCGATGCGGAACAGACTGTGTACAAGGAATATGGAGCCACCCGCACGCCCCACGTGTTTTTGCTTCAGCGCCAGGATGCTGATCTGATTGTGCGCTATATCGGAGCTATCGACAACAATCACGAAGATGCCACTAAGGCAGATAAGAAATATGTGGAGAGCGCCATCGAAGCCATTGAGCAGGGCAAAAGTCCTGATCCAGACTTCACACGTGCCATCGGATGCACCATCAAAGTGAGAAAATCCTGA
- a CDS encoding M3 family metallopeptidase, whose product MFRNFMLAAVVILVATSCKTKQKEARMNPFMQPYETPYGIPPFEQIQLSDYLPAFEAGMAAQKAEVDEIANNPEPPTFANTVEALERSGALLTRVSDVFFNLNSSLTSDSMQALAKEISPRLSAHNDDIMLNQKLFERVKVLHDQMDQLSLNSEQRMLLDKLYKRFVRGGALLNDEQKEQLRKINEELSLLSLQFGDNVLAENNRFKYFVDDISELAGLPESFINSAAEAAAAEGKAGQWLLTLHKPSLIPVLQYAHNRALREKMFKGYIMRGDNDDEFDNKKLVLRSVELRIRKAQLLGYPNHAAFVLDQSMAKTPDAVMNFVAELSRDAMPMARKEAEELQKMIYKTGGNFKLEPWDWWYYAEMVRKERYDLDENALRPYFKLENVRDGVFALAGKLYGLRFDARNDLPKYHPDVEVYEVTEADGRHVGILYMDYFPRPSKSGGAWMSNFREQSIRDGEFVHPIVTTCYNFTPPSSGMPALLSWDEVETLFHEMGHALHGLLANTTYASLSGTNVPRDFVELPSQIMENWASEPEVLALYAFHYETGELIPQELVEKMQRSGKFNQGFAMAEYLAASQLDMDWHVLEGDVPQDVDAFEAVSVKKSGLIPQIVPRYRSTYFSHIFSGGYSAGYYSYLWAEVLDSDAFEAFKENGLFDQATASRFRTWVLEKGGTVDPMELYVAFRGKQPDRKALLKKRGIL is encoded by the coding sequence ATGTTCAGAAACTTCATGCTGGCAGCCGTGGTCATCCTGGTTGCAACATCTTGTAAAACAAAACAAAAAGAAGCCCGAATGAATCCGTTCATGCAGCCTTACGAAACGCCTTATGGCATACCGCCTTTCGAGCAGATTCAGCTATCCGACTATCTGCCTGCATTCGAAGCTGGTATGGCTGCGCAAAAGGCCGAAGTGGATGAAATCGCAAATAATCCCGAGCCACCCACATTTGCCAACACCGTCGAAGCGCTCGAGCGCAGTGGCGCTTTACTGACCAGGGTAAGCGACGTGTTTTTCAACCTGAACTCCTCACTAACCAGCGACTCCATGCAGGCCCTTGCTAAGGAGATTTCGCCCAGGTTGTCGGCACATAACGACGACATCATGCTCAACCAGAAGCTGTTCGAGCGGGTAAAGGTGCTGCACGACCAGATGGATCAGCTCAGCCTGAACTCCGAACAGCGCATGTTGCTCGACAAATTGTACAAGCGTTTTGTAAGAGGTGGCGCCCTGCTCAATGATGAGCAAAAAGAACAGCTCAGGAAGATTAACGAGGAACTTTCGCTGCTCTCGCTTCAGTTTGGCGATAATGTGCTGGCCGAAAACAACAGGTTCAAATATTTTGTGGACGACATCAGCGAACTGGCCGGCTTGCCTGAGTCGTTTATCAACAGCGCGGCCGAGGCCGCTGCAGCTGAGGGAAAGGCCGGCCAATGGCTGCTTACCCTGCACAAACCCAGCCTGATACCTGTGTTGCAATATGCACACAACAGGGCGCTGCGCGAGAAGATGTTCAAAGGCTACATCATGCGCGGCGACAATGACGATGAATTCGACAACAAGAAGCTCGTATTGCGTTCGGTTGAACTGCGTATCCGGAAGGCACAGTTGCTGGGATATCCTAACCATGCCGCCTTTGTGCTCGACCAATCCATGGCCAAAACGCCCGATGCAGTGATGAACTTTGTGGCCGAGCTTTCGCGCGATGCCATGCCAATGGCGCGCAAGGAAGCCGAGGAGCTGCAAAAAATGATCTATAAAACCGGTGGCAACTTCAAGCTTGAGCCCTGGGACTGGTGGTATTATGCCGAAATGGTTCGCAAGGAAAGGTACGACCTCGATGAGAATGCCCTCAGGCCATATTTCAAGCTCGAGAACGTGCGCGATGGTGTTTTTGCGCTTGCCGGTAAACTTTATGGCCTCAGGTTCGATGCACGCAACGACCTTCCCAAATATCACCCCGATGTGGAAGTGTATGAAGTGACCGAGGCCGATGGCCGCCATGTCGGCATTCTTTATATGGACTACTTTCCGCGTCCGTCAAAATCGGGTGGCGCATGGATGAGCAACTTCCGCGAACAAAGTATCCGTGATGGAGAATTTGTGCATCCGATTGTAACCACCTGCTACAACTTCACCCCACCCTCGTCGGGCATGCCTGCCTTGCTGAGCTGGGACGAAGTGGAAACCTTGTTCCACGAGATGGGACATGCCCTGCATGGCCTGCTGGCCAACACTACCTATGCCTCGCTCAGCGGCACCAACGTGCCCCGCGACTTTGTGGAGCTGCCCTCCCAGATCATGGAAAACTGGGCATCGGAACCTGAGGTGCTGGCCCTGTATGCATTTCACTACGAAACCGGAGAGCTTATCCCTCAGGAACTTGTGGAAAAGATGCAACGCAGCGGAAAGTTCAATCAGGGTTTTGCCATGGCCGAATACCTGGCTGCATCGCAGCTCGATATGGACTGGCATGTGCTTGAGGGCGATGTGCCTCAGGATGTGGATGCTTTTGAAGCTGTTTCGGTGAAAAAGTCAGGTTTGATCCCCCAGATTGTGCCGCGTTACCGCAGCACCTACTTCAGTCATATCTTTTCAGGTGGTTATTCTGCCGGGTATTACAGCTACCTCTGGGCCGAAGTGCTCGACTCCGATGCCTTTGAAGCATTTAAGGAAAACGGCCTGTTCGACCAGGCCACAGCAAGCCGTTTCCGTACCTGGGTGCTCGAAAAAGGCGGCACGGTCGATCCCATGGAACTCTATGTGGCCTTCCGTGGCAAGCAGCCCGACCGCAAAGCCCTGCTTAAAAAGAGGGGAATACTCTGA
- a CDS encoding ribonuclease P protein component has product MNKQHQIPAGEGLPRAHILRGRSAVMQLFGNGNSFAVPPVRVVYRWHDEQADVPVQVMFTISKRSFRKASHRNRIRRLMREAWRRHSNRVWELAQKRQKNLHVALIYSRQDMPAYAALESKIIQAIHRLTRSDEASD; this is encoded by the coding sequence ATGAACAAACAGCATCAGATTCCGGCCGGGGAGGGGCTGCCTCGTGCGCACATCCTGAGGGGACGCTCAGCAGTGATGCAGCTTTTCGGAAATGGAAATTCTTTTGCTGTGCCGCCTGTGAGGGTGGTTTACCGTTGGCATGACGAGCAAGCTGATGTGCCTGTTCAGGTGATGTTTACCATTTCCAAACGCAGTTTTAGAAAGGCCTCGCACCGCAACCGGATACGCCGGCTGATGCGTGAAGCATGGAGGCGTCACAGCAATAGAGTCTGGGAACTTGCCCAGAAGCGTCAGAAAAACCTGCATGTGGCACTCATCTATTCCCGCCAGGATATGCCGGCCTATGCTGCGCTTGAAAGCAAAATAATTCAGGCAATACATCGTTTAACCAGATCCGATGAAGCATCTGATTAA
- the yidD gene encoding membrane protein insertion efficiency factor YidD, translating to MKHLINIPTYLAILLVRLYQYTLSPYLGRSCRYYPTCSNYSIEALKKHGFLKGGWLSVKRIASCHPWGGSGYDPVP from the coding sequence ATGAAGCATCTGATTAACATACCCACTTATCTGGCTATCCTGTTGGTGAGGCTATACCAATATACTTTGTCGCCCTATCTGGGGCGCTCCTGCCGGTATTATCCCACCTGTTCCAACTACAGCATCGAAGCCTTGAAAAAGCATGGCTTTCTGAAGGGGGGATGGTTGTCGGTCAAACGTATTGCTTCGTGCCACCCATGGGGTGGAAGTGGTTATGATCCTGTGCCTTAA
- a CDS encoding PDZ domain-containing protein — MKHFCYLIVFLLLPFFGADALVAQSRNNFEISKSLEIYNSILKELNINYVDEINPSKLNEAAINAMLQELDPYTVFVPESQIEDLRLMTTGEYGGIGSLIQQSGEYVIISEPYEGFPAQKAGLIPGDKILEVNGVDMKGRPSSEVSELLKGAPGSTLRLRIGREGEELPLEFELKREKIKIDNIPYATVFPGGIGYLRLSGFTQKAAAEVRETILNLKKQQPLKGLIIDLRGNGGGLLNEAVDIAGLFVEKGELIVSTKGKAPEQTTVHRTRTAPLEPDLPLVILVNEGSASASEIVAGAMQDLDRGLVIGQRTFGKGLVQNVVPLVYNTQLKLTIAKYYIPSGRCIQEIDYAHKDENGGLVPDSLRSTYKTRKGRLVYDYGGIMPDIVMDPVEFSPISSSLFTGNYIFKFANEFARTHSQIPPPEEFEITDEIYNDFINFTRRKNFDYTTRSEKLLEELKKIAEQESYLQEVEQHIEQLRTQFNAIKEKDFQLHRREIEQLLRVEIVSRYYYQKGKIISALKDDPEVKKAIELLSNPSAYRAVFERGRI, encoded by the coding sequence ATGAAACACTTTTGCTATCTGATTGTCTTCCTGTTGCTTCCGTTTTTCGGGGCAGATGCACTTGTGGCACAAAGCCGCAACAACTTTGAAATCTCAAAGAGCCTTGAGATTTACAACAGCATCCTGAAGGAGCTCAATATAAACTATGTGGACGAGATCAATCCCTCTAAACTCAACGAGGCTGCTATCAATGCCATGTTGCAGGAGCTCGACCCTTACACAGTTTTTGTGCCCGAATCGCAGATTGAGGACCTCCGGCTGATGACCACGGGAGAATACGGTGGCATTGGCTCGCTCATTCAGCAGAGTGGCGAGTATGTCATCATTTCAGAACCTTACGAAGGTTTCCCGGCGCAGAAGGCCGGGTTGATTCCGGGTGATAAAATACTAGAGGTCAATGGTGTGGATATGAAAGGGCGTCCCTCGTCGGAGGTAAGCGAATTGCTTAAAGGTGCACCTGGTTCCACCCTGCGCCTGCGCATTGGCCGCGAAGGGGAAGAATTGCCCCTGGAGTTTGAACTCAAGCGGGAAAAGATTAAAATTGACAACATCCCTTATGCGACTGTTTTTCCTGGCGGAATAGGTTATCTCCGCCTGTCAGGCTTTACTCAGAAAGCTGCCGCCGAGGTGCGCGAAACCATCCTGAACCTCAAAAAGCAGCAGCCGCTCAAGGGCCTGATTATCGACCTGCGGGGCAACGGAGGAGGCTTGCTGAATGAAGCAGTGGATATTGCCGGACTTTTTGTGGAAAAAGGTGAGCTTATCGTCAGCACCAAAGGTAAGGCCCCGGAGCAAACCACTGTGCACCGCACCCGTACTGCCCCGCTCGAACCCGACCTCCCGCTGGTGATACTGGTGAACGAAGGCAGTGCTTCGGCCAGCGAAATTGTTGCCGGAGCCATGCAAGACCTCGACCGGGGTCTGGTAATCGGCCAGAGAACATTTGGCAAAGGCCTGGTGCAGAATGTGGTGCCTCTTGTTTACAATACCCAGCTCAAGCTGACTATCGCGAAATACTACATTCCCAGCGGCAGGTGCATACAGGAGATCGACTACGCCCACAAAGACGAGAACGGCGGCCTTGTACCCGATTCGCTCCGCTCGACCTACAAAACCCGCAAAGGACGCCTGGTGTACGACTATGGCGGCATCATGCCGGATATCGTCATGGACCCTGTGGAATTCAGCCCCATCAGCTCTAGCCTGTTCACCGGCAACTACATCTTTAAGTTTGCCAACGAGTTTGCCCGCACCCACAGCCAGATCCCTCCTCCTGAAGAATTTGAAATCACAGATGAGATCTACAACGACTTTATCAATTTCACCCGCCGGAAAAACTTTGACTACACCACCCGGAGCGAAAAGCTGCTCGAAGAGCTGAAAAAGATAGCCGAACAGGAATCTTACCTTCAGGAGGTTGAACAACATATTGAGCAACTGCGAACTCAGTTCAACGCAATCAAGGAAAAAGATTTTCAGTTGCACCGCCGCGAGATTGAGCAGCTGCTCAGGGTGGAAATAGTTTCGCGATACTACTATCAGAAAGGAAAGATTATCAGCGCTTTAAAGGATGATCCCGAGGTGAAGAAAGCCATTGAATTGCTTAGCAATCCTTCTGCATACCGCGCTGTTTTCGAAAGGGGCCGCATCTGA
- a CDS encoding O-antigen ligase family protein encodes MQRPGIDWYFIVLILLACSIPLSEFGMSVAQILLLLVWIFYDRPTTTGFWTSVGRNIRQRWSAFLSNKAAVVAASVFLLHIVGLLYTSDMAYASKDLRIKLPLSLLPLVLGSMPRLSEKKTNTLLLFFVAAVFAGSLFSFAAYLKGNFTDIREISLFISPVRFSLTLVLSIVILIVMVLRYRNMPWYMYLAAMVFSVWFFYIINLLESATGFIALVVLLTLLAFWLIWRIRQAVVRWSLLLMAVLIPVSAFVFVARTTKDVSSRARVNLEQLDQFTSRGYPYRHDTVHFGVEDGKHIGLYLAEAELADAWNQRSSYNFYGQDEAGQLIMYTIIRYMTSLDLRKDADGVAALSPQDIRNIEKGIANANYLQPGLRTRISKAFMGYQNMKFFGDPNRSSDFQRIEYLKASWHIFKNNFLFGVGTGDAPEAFRQAYDELNTPLQEKFKWRAHNQFVSVLVAFGIVGLIWFVFALIYPALKLRRYHDLIYLMFIVLMIMSMFTEDTLESQPGVTLFAFFNAFFLFTAALNPHNSHRGRQ; translated from the coding sequence ATGCAGCGACCTGGCATTGACTGGTACTTTATAGTTTTGATCCTGCTGGCTTGCAGCATCCCCTTGTCGGAGTTCGGGATGTCGGTTGCACAGATTTTGCTGCTGCTGGTCTGGATTTTTTATGACCGGCCAACAACTACCGGATTCTGGACTTCAGTGGGGCGAAACATCCGCCAAAGGTGGAGCGCTTTTCTCAGTAACAAAGCCGCTGTTGTCGCTGCTTCAGTTTTCCTTCTCCACATTGTTGGGTTGCTTTATACCTCCGATATGGCCTATGCTTCCAAAGACCTTCGGATCAAGCTGCCGCTTTCGCTGCTTCCTTTGGTGCTCGGCTCAATGCCCCGGCTTTCGGAGAAGAAAACCAATACCCTCCTGCTATTTTTCGTAGCGGCGGTTTTTGCCGGCAGTTTGTTCAGCTTTGCGGCTTATTTAAAAGGAAACTTTACCGATATCCGTGAGATATCCCTGTTTATCAGTCCGGTTCGTTTCAGCCTTACCCTCGTGCTCTCCATCGTCATTTTGATTGTGATGGTGCTAAGGTACCGCAACATGCCCTGGTATATGTATCTGGCTGCAATGGTGTTTTCGGTTTGGTTTTTCTACATCATCAATCTGCTTGAATCGGCTACCGGTTTTATCGCGCTTGTGGTCTTGCTTACCTTGCTGGCTTTTTGGCTTATCTGGCGGATCAGGCAAGCCGTGGTCAGGTGGTCGCTGCTGTTAATGGCTGTGCTCATTCCTGTTTCTGCTTTTGTGTTTGTTGCACGAACCACAAAAGACGTCTCATCGCGGGCTCGCGTCAACCTGGAGCAGCTTGACCAGTTCACTTCCAGAGGCTATCCTTACCGGCACGATACCGTGCATTTTGGCGTGGAAGACGGAAAACACATCGGGCTATATCTGGCCGAAGCTGAGCTGGCTGATGCCTGGAACCAAAGAAGCAGTTACAACTTTTATGGGCAGGACGAAGCCGGACAGCTTATCATGTACACCATCATACGATACATGACGTCCCTGGATTTGCGCAAAGATGCCGATGGTGTGGCCGCCCTAAGCCCGCAGGATATCCGAAATATTGAAAAGGGGATTGCAAATGCCAATTATCTGCAACCCGGATTGCGCACACGCATCTCCAAGGCATTCATGGGTTACCAGAACATGAAATTTTTTGGCGATCCCAACCGAAGCAGCGATTTCCAGCGGATTGAATACCTCAAAGCTTCGTGGCATATCTTTAAAAACAATTTCCTGTTTGGGGTAGGTACAGGCGATGCCCCGGAGGCTTTCAGGCAGGCATATGATGAGCTGAATACCCCCTTGCAGGAAAAATTCAAATGGCGTGCACACAACCAGTTTGTATCGGTGCTCGTTGCCTTTGGAATTGTCGGGCTGATCTGGTTTGTTTTTGCGTTGATATACCCAGCACTAAAGCTCAGACGCTACCATGACCTTATTTACCTGATGTTCATCGTGTTGATGATAATGTCCATGTTCACCGAAGACACCCTGGAGTCGCAGCCCGGGGTCACATTGTTTGCTTTCTTTAATGCCTTTTTCCTGTTCACCGCTGCGCTCAATCCACACAACAGCCATCGCGGCAGGCAATAG
- the cdd gene encoding cytidine deaminase, with protein MAKSSIVLDYQWFSSLEELPAGDARLLAMAHEAATRAYAPYSGFSVGAAVLLDDGTVITGNNQENAAYPSGLCAERVALFYASALHPGMGVKAIAITAKNKQSIIDQPVTPCGACRQVMAEYEKMSNLPIRVIMQGQQGPVMVIESVASLLPFTFANDFLFNHKNTP; from the coding sequence ATGGCCAAATCATCCATCGTGCTGGACTATCAATGGTTTTCCAGTCTAGAAGAGCTCCCGGCCGGGGACGCCCGTTTGCTTGCCATGGCGCACGAGGCAGCCACAAGGGCGTATGCCCCTTACAGTGGCTTCAGCGTAGGGGCTGCGGTGCTGCTTGACGATGGCACCGTCATTACCGGCAATAACCAGGAAAACGCGGCTTATCCTTCCGGTTTATGTGCCGAGCGGGTTGCACTTTTTTATGCCTCAGCATTGCATCCCGGTATGGGGGTTAAAGCCATTGCAATTACAGCAAAAAACAAGCAAAGTATCATTGATCAGCCTGTTACGCCATGCGGCGCTTGCAGACAGGTAATGGCCGAATACGAAAAGATGAGCAATCTCCCGATACGCGTCATCATGCAAGGACAGCAAGGGCCGGTGATGGTTATCGAATCGGTTGCCAGCCTTTTGCCTTTCACGTTTGCCAACGACTTTCTGTTCAACCATAAAAACACACCATGA